The Cyanobium sp. ATX 6F1 genome includes a region encoding these proteins:
- a CDS encoding polyribonucleotide nucleotidyltransferase — MSGHIQTVSFDGREIRLTTGLYAPQAGGSVLVECGDTSVLVTATRAKGREGIDFLPLTCDYEERLYAAGRIPGSFFRREARPPERAILTTRLIDRPLRPLFPSWLRDDIQVVATTLSLDERVPPDVLAVTGASIACLLARMPFSGPMAAVRVGLLGDDFVLNPSYREIERSELDLVVAGTPSGVVMVEAGANQLPEQDVIEAIDFGYEAVGELIKAQLKLLSDLGIEQVIPETKIEDPALPNFLEQECGAGIAEVLKQYSLTKPERDAKLDVLKGEVAAKIATLGDDDPIRLAAAGKALGNTYKGVTKKMMRAQIINEGKRVDGRDLDQVRPITAAVSVLPKRVHGSGLFQRGLTQVLSTATLGTPSDAQELDDLNPSSEKTYLHHYNFPPYSVGETRPMRSPGRREIGHGALAERALVPVLPAKEDFPYVLRVVSECLSSNGSTSMASVCGSTLALLDAGVPLKAPVGGAAMGLIKEGEEVRILTDIQGIEDFLGDMDFKVAGTEKGITALQMDMKMAGLAVKTIAEAVNQARPARLHILGKMLEAIDKPRDTLSPHAPRLLSFRIDPELIGTVIGPGGRTIKGITERTNTKIDIQDGGIVTIASHDGSAAEEAQRIIEGLTRRISEGEQFSGHVTRVIPIGAFVEILPGKEGMIHISQLSEARVEKVEDVIKVGDQVRVRVREIDNRGRINLTLRGVDQEEPVAVTA; from the coding sequence GTGTCAGGACACATTCAGACGGTCTCCTTCGATGGTCGGGAGATCCGGCTGACCACAGGTTTGTATGCCCCCCAGGCCGGGGGTTCGGTACTGGTTGAATGCGGTGATACCTCCGTGCTGGTGACGGCCACGCGTGCCAAGGGCCGCGAAGGCATTGATTTCCTCCCGCTCACCTGCGACTACGAAGAGCGCTTGTACGCCGCCGGTCGCATCCCCGGCAGCTTCTTCCGCCGTGAGGCCCGCCCCCCCGAGCGCGCCATCCTCACCACCCGCCTGATCGATCGCCCCCTGCGGCCCCTGTTCCCCTCCTGGCTGCGCGACGACATCCAGGTGGTCGCCACCACCCTCTCCCTCGATGAGCGGGTGCCGCCCGATGTGCTCGCCGTCACCGGCGCCTCGATCGCCTGCCTGCTCGCCCGCATGCCCTTCAGCGGCCCGATGGCGGCCGTGCGCGTGGGCCTGCTCGGCGACGACTTCGTGCTCAACCCCAGCTACCGGGAAATCGAGCGCAGCGAGCTCGATCTGGTGGTGGCCGGCACCCCCTCCGGCGTGGTGATGGTGGAGGCGGGCGCCAACCAGCTGCCCGAGCAGGATGTGATCGAAGCGATCGACTTCGGCTATGAGGCCGTGGGCGAGCTGATCAAGGCCCAGCTCAAGCTGCTCAGCGATCTGGGCATCGAGCAGGTGATCCCCGAGACCAAGATCGAAGACCCGGCCCTGCCCAACTTCCTTGAGCAGGAATGTGGCGCCGGCATCGCCGAGGTGCTCAAGCAGTACAGCCTCACCAAGCCTGAGCGCGACGCCAAGCTCGACGTCCTCAAGGGCGAAGTGGCTGCCAAGATCGCCACCCTCGGCGACGACGACCCGATCCGCCTGGCCGCCGCGGGCAAGGCCCTGGGCAACACCTACAAAGGTGTCACCAAGAAGATGATGCGCGCCCAGATCATCAACGAGGGCAAGCGCGTCGATGGCCGCGACCTCGACCAGGTGCGCCCGATCACCGCCGCCGTCAGCGTGCTGCCCAAGCGCGTGCATGGCTCCGGCCTGTTCCAGCGCGGGCTCACCCAGGTGCTCTCCACCGCCACCTTGGGCACCCCCAGCGATGCCCAGGAACTGGACGACCTCAACCCGTCCAGCGAGAAGACCTACCTGCACCACTACAACTTCCCCCCCTACTCCGTCGGTGAAACCCGGCCGATGCGCTCCCCCGGCCGCCGCGAGATCGGCCACGGCGCCCTCGCCGAACGGGCCCTGGTGCCCGTGCTGCCCGCCAAGGAAGACTTCCCCTACGTGCTGCGCGTGGTCTCGGAGTGCCTGAGCTCCAACGGCTCCACCTCCATGGCCTCGGTGTGCGGCAGCACCCTGGCGCTGCTGGATGCGGGCGTGCCCCTCAAGGCCCCCGTCGGCGGCGCCGCCATGGGCCTGATCAAGGAGGGCGAGGAGGTGCGCATCCTCACCGACATCCAGGGCATCGAAGACTTCCTCGGTGACATGGACTTCAAGGTGGCCGGCACCGAAAAGGGCATCACCGCCCTTCAGATGGACATGAAGATGGCCGGTCTGGCGGTCAAGACCATCGCTGAGGCCGTCAACCAGGCCCGCCCGGCCCGGCTGCACATTCTCGGCAAGATGCTCGAGGCGATCGACAAGCCGCGCGACACCCTCTCGCCCCACGCCCCGCGGCTGCTCAGCTTCCGCATCGACCCCGAGTTGATCGGCACCGTGATCGGCCCCGGTGGCCGCACGATCAAGGGCATCACCGAGCGCACCAACACCAAGATCGACATCCAGGACGGCGGCATCGTCACGATCGCCAGCCATGACGGCTCCGCCGCCGAGGAAGCCCAGCGGATCATCGAGGGCCTCACCCGCCGCATCAGCGAAGGGGAGCAGTTCAGCGGTCACGTCACCCGCGTGATCCCGATCGGCGCCTTCGTCGAGATCCTGCCCGGCAAGGAGGGGATGATCCACATCTCCCAGCTCTCCGAAGCCCGGGTGGAGAAGGTCGAAGATGTGATCAAGGTGGGCGATCAGGTGCGCGTGCGCGTGCGCGAAATCGACAACCGCGGCCGCATCAACCTCACCCTGCGCGGCGTCGACCAGGAAGAGCCCGTGGCCGTCACCGCCTGA
- a CDS encoding 3'(2'),5'-bisphosphate nucleotidase CysQ — MMPAAAAMPPGVDPEGLFQELRRLSWGAADILRAYARGEQPPHGFPRALSVEEGGEGPVSAADLAVNSWLLEGLAAAFPQAGWTVLSEETAAEQLYAGEPLAAEWLWILDPLDGTKDFLQGSGEYAVHLALVKDHRPVLGVVLLPELDELWIGWLGADGSGRAWREDRSGGQFPPALSGRRELSELVLVASRNHRDQRLEQLLEALALGDTKAIGSVGGKVATILRGETDLYISLSGSSAPKDWDMAAPEAVLIAAGGAFSHADGRPLSYNDGDVRQAGCLVASHGLSHGRICDRAVTALAQIDPGFAV, encoded by the coding sequence ATGATGCCGGCCGCCGCGGCCATGCCCCCCGGCGTTGACCCCGAGGGGCTGTTTCAAGAGCTGCGTCGCTTGAGCTGGGGCGCGGCGGACATCCTGCGGGCCTATGCCCGCGGCGAGCAGCCGCCCCATGGATTCCCCCGTGCCCTGAGCGTGGAGGAGGGCGGCGAAGGGCCCGTGTCAGCGGCGGATCTGGCGGTGAACAGTTGGTTGCTGGAAGGATTGGCCGCCGCCTTCCCGCAGGCCGGCTGGACCGTGCTCAGCGAGGAGACCGCCGCTGAGCAGCTCTATGCTGGCGAACCCCTGGCGGCCGAGTGGCTGTGGATCCTCGATCCCCTCGATGGCACCAAGGATTTTCTGCAGGGCAGCGGTGAGTACGCCGTGCATCTGGCCCTGGTGAAGGACCATCGCCCGGTGCTGGGGGTGGTGTTGCTGCCCGAGCTCGACGAGCTCTGGATCGGCTGGCTCGGCGCCGATGGCAGCGGCCGCGCCTGGCGGGAGGACCGCTCCGGCGGGCAGTTCCCGCCCGCCCTGAGTGGCCGCCGCGAGCTAAGCGAGCTGGTGCTGGTGGCCAGCCGCAATCACCGCGACCAGCGGCTCGAGCAACTTCTTGAGGCCCTGGCCCTGGGCGACACCAAGGCGATCGGCAGCGTCGGCGGCAAGGTGGCGACGATTCTGCGCGGCGAAACCGACCTCTACATCTCGCTCTCTGGCAGCAGTGCCCCCAAGGACTGGGACATGGCGGCACCGGAAGCGGTGCTGATCGCCGCCGGTGGAGCCTTCAGCCATGCCGACGGCCGCCCCCTCTCCTACAACGATGGCGACGTGCGCCAGGCCGGTTGCCTGGTGGCCAGCCATGGCCTCAGCCACGGGAGGATCTGCGATCGGGCCGTGACGGCGCTGGCGCAGATCGATCCCGGCTTCGCGGTGTAG
- the rsmI gene encoding 16S rRNA (cytidine(1402)-2'-O)-methyltransferase — protein sequence MQDLEPAAGVLYLVGTPIGNRDDLSPRALKVLAGVDRIACEDTRHSGLLLAGFGIRSKLISFHAHNHLARIPQLLEALERGERLAVISDAGLPGICDPGEELVAAARAAGRTVICIPGPCALTTALVSSGLPSGRFCFEGFLPPKRNPRRARLKELADEPRTLVLYEAPHRLLELLEDLLEALGDRPLQVARELTKRHEQQIGPTVGAALVHFRGTPALGECTLVLGGAPPVIEAAPDEQELLAELQRRVAAGASPRDAARQLAEATGLSRRTLYGLLHRNGEP from the coding sequence GTGCAGGACCTGGAACCCGCCGCCGGCGTCCTCTACCTGGTGGGCACGCCGATCGGCAACCGTGACGACCTCTCCCCCCGGGCCCTCAAGGTGCTCGCCGGTGTGGACCGCATCGCCTGCGAAGACACCCGCCACAGCGGCTTGCTGCTGGCGGGGTTCGGCATCCGCTCGAAGCTGATCAGCTTCCACGCCCACAACCACCTGGCCCGCATCCCCCAGCTGCTGGAGGCCCTGGAGCGGGGTGAGCGGCTGGCGGTGATCAGCGATGCGGGCCTGCCCGGCATCTGCGACCCCGGCGAGGAACTGGTGGCGGCGGCGCGCGCGGCCGGCCGCACGGTGATCTGCATCCCAGGCCCCTGCGCCCTGACCACGGCCCTGGTGAGCAGCGGCCTGCCCAGCGGCCGCTTCTGCTTCGAGGGCTTCCTTCCGCCCAAGCGCAACCCGCGCCGGGCGCGGCTGAAGGAGCTGGCCGATGAGCCACGCACCCTCGTGCTCTATGAGGCCCCCCACCGGCTGCTGGAGCTGCTGGAGGATCTGCTCGAAGCGCTGGGAGACCGCCCCTTGCAGGTGGCCCGGGAACTCACCAAGCGCCACGAGCAGCAGATCGGCCCCACGGTGGGCGCCGCCCTGGTCCATTTCAGGGGCACCCCTGCGCTCGGGGAATGCACCCTGGTGCTCGGCGGAGCGCCGCCGGTGATCGAAGCAGCCCCTGATGAACAGGAGCTGCTGGCGGAACTGCAGCGGCGGGTGGCGGCGGGCGCCAGTCCCCGGGATGCGGCCCGCCAGCTGGCGGAGGCCACGGGCCTCTCACGCCGGACCCTCTACGGTTTGTTGCACCGGAACGGGGAACCCTGA